A DNA window from Impatiens glandulifera chromosome 7, dImpGla2.1, whole genome shotgun sequence contains the following coding sequences:
- the LOC124945101 gene encoding pectin acetylesterase 8-like has product MRRSRVAELFCLQIVVIVGFVLLQAQGFNVGITYVQSALAKGGVCLDGSPPAYHIDKGFGAGINNWLVHFEGGGWCNNVTTCLARKNTRLGSSKQMATQVAFSGIFSNKAKFNPDFYNWNRIKVRYCDGSSFTGDVEAVDPATKLYFRGGRVFVAIIEDLLANGMKNAQNAILSGCSAGGLTSILHCDKFRTIMPASTKIKCIADAGYFINAKDLSGASHIQSFYDDVVRTHASEKNLPSSCTSKMSPGLCFFPQNVVPQIQTPIFLVNAAYDSWQIKNILAPGVADPHGTWHNCKLDITKCSSTQLQTMQDYRLQFLSALNGVSNSARGYFINSCYAHCQTETQETWLRSDSPVLSGTTISKAVGDWYNDRSSFEKIDCAYPCDNTCHNRVFDGNDHNL; this is encoded by the exons ATGAGGAGATCCAGAGTAGCCGAACTGTTTTGCTTACAGATAGTGGTGATTGTTGGTTTTGTTTTACTTCAAGCTCAAGGGTTTAACGTTGGGATCACTTATGTGCAATCTGCACTTGCCAAAGGAGGAg TTTGTTTGGATGGAAGCCCACCTGCCTATCACATTGACAAAGGATTTGGAGCAGGAATCAACAACTGGCTAGTCCATTTTGAG GGAGGAGGATGGTGCAACAATGTTACAACATGTCTAGCCCGTAAGAACACTCGTCTAGGTTCTTCCAAACAAATGGCCACTCAGGTTGCTTTCTCCGGTATCTTTAGTAACAAAGCAAAGTTTAATCCAG ATTTCTATAACTGGAACAGGATCAAGGTCCGATACTGCGACGGTTCTTCATTCACTGGCGACGTTGAGGCTGTCGATCCT GCCACAAAACTTTACTTTCGCGGGGGAAGAGTTTTTGTTGCAATTATTGAAGACTTATTAGCAAATGGAATGAAGAATGCCCAAAAC GCTATCTTGTCGGGGTGTTCAGCTGGGGGATTGACTTCAATCCTGCATTGCGATAAATTCCGGACTATTATGCCTGCCTCCACCAAAATCAAATGCATTGCAGATGCTGGTTACTTCATCAATGC GAAGGACTTATCTGGGGCGTCACACATTCAATCTTTCTATGACGATGTAGTCAGGACACAC GCATCAGAGAAGAATTTGCCATCGTCCTGCACTTCAAAAATGAGTCCTGGTTTG TGTTTTTTCCCCCAAAACGTTGTTCCACAGATACAAACACCGATATTCTTGGTGAATGCGGCCTATGATTCGTGGCAG ATAAAGAACATATTAGCACCTGGTGTTGCTGATCCCCATGGAACATGGCATAACTGCAAGCTTGACATAACAAAATGTTCTTCCACTCAGCTTCAAACCATGCaag attacaGACTACAATTCTTGAGTGCACTAAATGGAGTGAGCAACTCAGCCAGAGGATACTTCATCAATTCCTGTTACGCTCATTGCCAGACTGAAACGCAAGAAACATGGCTTCGGAGCGATTCCCCTGTACTCTCAGGAACT ACGATATCCAAAGCAGTAGGTGATTGGTACAACGACAGGAGTAGTTTCGAGAAGATCGATTGCGCCTACCCTTGCGATAATACTTGTCACAACCGCGTTTTCGATGGAAATGACCACAACCTTTGA